In one Buchnera aphidicola (Pemphigus immunis) genomic region, the following are encoded:
- the ybeY gene encoding rRNA maturation RNase YbeY gives MKNIILDIQIACSNKIYRPKKKDFEIWLKKILKSQKKIYEITIRIVDKTEIKKINLKYRGKKKPTNILSFAYSEYAKNNIIFLGDLIICNTILQEEAKIQKKILKSHWAHIIIHGTLHLLGYSHENDIKQKQMELLETDIMLELGYKNPYLF, from the coding sequence ATGAAAAATATAATACTGGATATACAAATAGCCTGTTCAAATAAAATTTATAGACCAAAAAAAAAAGACTTTGAAATATGGTTAAAAAAAATTTTAAAAAGCCAAAAAAAAATATATGAAATTACCATAAGAATAGTGGATAAAACAGAAATAAAAAAAATAAATTTAAAATATAGAGGTAAAAAAAAACCCACAAATATATTATCATTTGCATATTCTGAATATGCAAAAAATAATATAATTTTTTTAGGAGATTTAATTATCTGCAATACTATCTTACAAGAAGAAGCAAAAATACAAAAAAAAATACTAAAATCTCATTGGGCACACATAATCATACATGGAACTTTACATTTATTAGGATATAGTCACGAAAATGATATTAAACAAAAACAAATGGAATTGTTAGAAACTGATATAATGCTTGAATTAGGATATAAAAATCCTTATTTATTTTGA